In a genomic window of Malaclemys terrapin pileata isolate rMalTer1 chromosome 17, rMalTer1.hap1, whole genome shotgun sequence:
- the PRDM12 gene encoding PR domain zinc finger protein 12: MMGSVLPAEALVLKTGLKQQGLSLAEVITSDILHSFLYGRWRNVLGEQLFEEKNNHSNPKTAFTAEVLAQSFSGEVQKLSSLVLPSEVIIAQSSIPGEGLGIFSKTWIKAGTEMGPFTGRVISPEHVDLCKNNNLMWEVFNEDGTVRYFIDASQEDHRSWMTYIKCARNEQEQNLEVIQIGNSIFYKAIEMIPPDQELLVWYGNSHNTFLGIPGVPGLEEEQKKNKHEDFHTVETGASTAGRMRCVICHRGFNSRSNLRSHMRIHTLDKPFVCRFCNRRFSQSSTLRNHVRLHTGERPYKCQVCQSAYSQLAGLRAHQKSARHRPPNASLQSHSPALPGPHPASLAHHIPTMVL; encoded by the exons ATGATGGGCTCCGTGCTCCCCGCGGAAGCGCTGGTTCTCAAGACAGGGCTGAAGCAGCAGGGGCTGTCCCTGGCGGAGGTGATCACGTCGGACATCCTCCACAGCTTCCTCTACGGCCGCTGGAGGAACGTGCTGGGGGAGCAGCTCTTCGAGGAGAAGAACAATCACAGTAACCCCAAAACGGCCTTCACGGCGGAGGTGCTGGCTCAGTCCTTCTCGGGGG AGGTGCAGAAGTTATCCAGCCTGGTCCTGCCCTCGGAAGTGATCATCGCCCAGAGCTCCATCCCCGGGGAAGGGCTGGGCATCTTCTCCAAGACCTGGATCAAAGCCGGCACCGAAATGGGACCTTTCACCGGCCGGGTCATCTCGCCGGAGCACGTGGATCTGTGCAAGAACAACAATCTCATGTGGGAG GTGTTCAACGAAGATGGCACTGTCCGCTACTTCATCGATGCCAGCCAAGAAGACCACCGTAGCTGGATGACCTACATCAAGTGTGCCAGGAACGAGCAGGAGCAGAACTTGGAAGTGATCCAGATAGGAAACAGTATATTCTACAAGGCCATTGAG ATGATTCCACCAGACCAAGAGCTGCTGGTCTGGTACGGGAACTCCCACAACACCTTCCTGGGGATCCCGGGCGTGCCGGGCTTGGAGGAGGAGCAGAAGAAGAACAAGCATG AGGACTTCCACACGGTGGAGACGGGCGCCAGCACGGCTGGCCGCATGCGGTGCGTGATCTGCCACCGTGGCTTCAACTCCCGCAGCAACCTGCGCTCCCACATGCGCATCCACACCCTGGACAAGCCCTTCGTCTGCCGCTTCTGCAACCGCCGCTTCAGCCAGTCCTCCACACTCCGCAACCATGTGCGCCTGCACACCGGGGAGCGCCCCTACAAGTGCCAGGTCTGCCAAAGTGCCTACTCCCAGCTCGCTGGACTCCGGGCCCACCAGAAGAGCGCAAGGCACCGACCTCCCAATGCCTCCCTGCAGTCTCACTCCCCAGCCTTGCCcgggccccaccctgcctccctgGCGCATCACATACCGACAATGGTGCTGTGA